A single Argentina anserina chromosome 7, drPotAnse1.1, whole genome shotgun sequence DNA region contains:
- the LOC126801949 gene encoding very-long-chain aldehyde decarbonylase CER1-like, with product MASTPGILTDWPWTPLGSFKYVVLAPWVIHSTYLHMFGNEGTDLFYILVFPFLLWRMLHNQVWISLSRYQTARGKAIVDKGLEFEQVDRERDWDDQIIFNGILFYLGRCILPRAKTNLPIWRGDGLVMMMLLHAGPVEYLYYWLHRALHHHFLYTRYHSHHHSSIVTEPITSVTHPFAEHITYFMLFAIPIISTLWIGTASITSYFVYITYIDFMNNLGHCNFEFIPNWIFSLIPPLKYLIYTPSYHSLHHTQFRTNYSLFMPIYDYMYGTMDKSGETLHESSLRKGESPDVVHLTHLPSAISIYQLPLAFASLASNPHTSTWYLWLLWPVTLWSMMLTRIFGGSFVIERQRFDKHRLQTWVIPKYSLQYSLSWKNEAINRAIEDAILEAEQKGAKVISLGLLNQGEGLNSYGGIYVQRNPRLKIKVVDGSSLAVAVILNSIPKGTTQVLLTGNLTKVVYALAFSLCQRDMQVVTLQKAEYLKLTKSLNTTEGKVIHDRSYAQKVWLVGDELSKQEQVSAPKGTIFVPFSQFPPQQFRRDCFYHHTPAMKIPKSLENVYSCENWLPRRVMSAWRIAGIMHALEGWNEHECGYTMSNIDKVWKATLRHGFQPLISKD from the exons ATGGCTTCCACACCTGGAATTCTTACTGACTGGCCATGGACACCTCTGGGGAGCTTTAAG tACGTGGTGTTAGCTCCTTGGGTGATTCACAGCACATACTTGCACATGTTTGGAAACGAAGGCACAGATCTATTTTACATCCTCGTATTTCCATTTCTGCTGTGGAGGATGCTCCACAACCAGGTGTGGATTTCACTTTCTCGCTATCAAACTGCAAGAGGCAAAGCAATCGTTGACAAGGGCCTCGAATTCGAACAAGTCGACAGAGAAAGAGATTG GGATGATCAAATCATATTCAACGGAATACTGTTCTACTTGGGCAGGTGCATCCTGCCCAGGGCTAAAACTAACCTACCAATTTGGAGGGGAGATGGGTTGGTCATGATGATGCTGCTTCATGCTGGTCCGGTCGAGTACCTCTACTACTGGTTACACAGAGCACTTCATCACCATTTCCTATACACTCGCTACCATTCTCATCATCATTCTTCCATTGTCACTGAGCCAATTACTT CTGTGACTCACCCATTCGCGGAGCACATAACATATTTCATGCTCTTTGCAATACCAATTATATCTACTCTGTGGATCGGGACAGCTTCCATCACATCCTATTTTGTTTACATTACTTATATCGACTTCATGAACAACTTGGGACACTGCAATTTCGAGTTCATTCCAAACTGGATCTTTTCCCTTATTCCTCCTCTTAAGTATCTCATCTATACTCCCTC GTACCACTCTTTGCATCACACACAGTTTCGAACCAATTACTCCCTCTTCATGCCAATCTATGACTACATGTATGGTACCATGGACAAGTCTGGTGAAACTCTACATGAATCTTCACTCAGGAAAGGGGAATCACCTGATGTGGTGCATCTAACCCATTTACCATCAGCCATATCCATCTACCAACTCCCGCTGGCATTTGCTTCCTTGGCCTCTAATCCACACACTTCAACCTGGTACTTATGGCTGTTGTGGCCAGTGACATTATGGTCCATGATGCTAACTCGGATATTTGGCGGTTCATTTGTTATTGAGAGGCAGCGGTTTGATAAACACAGACTACAAACTTGGGTTATTCCGAAATATAGTTTGCAG TACTCACTCTCATGGAAAAATGAAGCCATTAACAGAGCGATTGAGGATGCCATACTTGAAGCTGAGCAAAAGGGTGCCAAAGTTATAAGTTTAGGTCTCTTGAATCAG GGTGAGGGGCTCAATAGTTACGGTGGTATATATGTGCAAAGGAATCCACGACTGAAAATAAAGGTGGTGGATGGGAGTAGCTTAGCTGTGGCTGTCATTCTTAACAGCATTCCGAAAGGGACAACCCAGGTCCTCCTTACTGGCAACCTCACAAAAGTTGTTTATGCCCTTGCCTTTTCTTTGTGCCAAAGGGATATGCAG GTAGTTACATTACAGAAGGCTGAGTATCTGAAGCTCACCAAATCATTAAATACTACAGAGGGTAAAGTTATTCATGACAGAAGCTATGCTCAAAAG GTTTGGCTGGTGGGAGATGAATTGAGTAAACAAGAACAGGTGAGTGCACCAAAAGGAACAATATTTGTTCCTTTCTCTCAATTTCCCCCACAACAGTTTCGCAGAGACTGTTTCTACCACCACACACCAGCAATGAAGATCCCCAAGTCTCTGGAGAATGTTTACTCCTGTGAG AATTGGCTGCCTAGGAGAGTGATGAGTGCGTGGCGCATAGCAGGAATAATGCATGCATTGGAAGGTTGGAATGAGCACGAGTGTGGTTACACCATGTCCAACATTGACAAAGTTTGGAAAGCAACTCTTCGGCATGGGTTTCAGCCTCTAATCTCCAAAGATTGA